In Balneolaceae bacterium, the genomic stretch CGTACCGGGCAAGGACGGACTGTTGCACGTCTCTGAGATCAATCACACACACGTGGACAACGTCAGCGATGTCCTTTCAGTAGGCGACGAGCTGGAAGTCAAACTCCTCAAGGTGGAGCACGGCGGTAAGCTGCGTCTCTCCCGCAAGGCCCTGATTCCCAAGGACGGCGAATAATTGCCGTCACCGCATTCTGTTCAGCGCCATCCTGGTATTGCCGGGGTGGCGTTTTTCTATGCGGGACAGCCTGCATACCATAACCTTCTCCCGTGAGTTATGCCCGCGCGGCCTGACACACATGCACATAAAAGATGTATCGATTCCATCATGACCCCCAAACGATCCGCCGAGGAACTAGACTTTGTTGGCAAAACCACCCTGGAAAACGGACTCAAAGTGGTCACCGAACAGGTGCCCAGCATCAAGAGCGTCTCCGTCGGCATCTGGGTGAAGACCGGCAGCCGAAACGAGAGCGACCGGCGCGCGGGCATTACCCACTTTCTGGAGCACATGCTTTTCAAGGGCACCGAGAGCCGCTCCTCCTACGACATCGCCATGAGCATGGAGTCGGTAGGGGGCTACCTGAATGCCTTCACTTCTTCCGAATACACCTGCTACTACTCCCGATGCCTCAACTCGCAGATGGAGCGGGCGCTGGACGTGCTTTCCGACATGGTGCTGCACCCGTCCTTCCCTGAGGAGGAGATCGCCAAGGAGAAGAAGGTGGTTATCGAGGAGATGAAAATGTACCGCGATTCTCCGGACGACTATCTCTTCGAGGAGTTCAGCAATGCCATGTTTAAGGGACATCCCCTGGGACGGCCCATCATCGGCTTCGAGGAGACGGTATCGGCCTTCAGCCGGCAGGACCTCTACGACTACATGGCCGAGCGCTACCGTCCAGACAACTTGATCGTGGCCGTCTCTGGCAACATGGAGCATGAACGGGTGGTGGAGCTGGTGGAAGGATATTTCGGTGACCTGGAGCGTGAAGCCACCGAGACGGAGAATCAGCCGCTTACCGGCTACGAACAGGACCGACTGCAGCTGACCAAGGACATCGAGCAGACCCATCTCATAATGGGACGACGCGGACTCAACTACGATCACGAGGACAAGTACAAGCTGCTGATGGCCAACACCATCCTGGGAGGGGGGATGAGCTCGCGGCTGCACCAGAACGTGCGCGAGAAATACGGCTACTGCTACTCCATCACCACCTTTAACCAGTCCTACAGCGACTCGGGTCTGTTCGGGGTCTACGTTGGTACAGACCGTGACTACGTGGATCATGTACGGGAGCTGATCGTTCGTGAGCTGGACCGCCTGCGAAGCGAAAAGGTGGGCGAGCAGGAGCTGGCCGAAGCCAAGGCCCAGCTCAAGGGCAAGCTTATGCTCTCGCTGGAGAGCATGAGCAACCGCATGTCACGCCTGGCCAAGAGCGAGCTCTATTTCGAGCGTTTTGTGACCCTGGACGAGCTGGTGGAAAACATTGACGGCGTGGATGCCGAAGGGCTGCGCAACTTTGCGGAGGACTTTTTCGATGCCGGCCGCTACTCCGAGGCCCAGCTGCTGCCGGACGGAAACTGACGTACGCTGCGAAAATCCTTCATTCTTACTCAATATGAATGCGGGTCACCCGAAGGACCGGAACATCGCCGGAGCGGTCGAAAAAGTAGAGTTGGTTCCGGTCGTCTATATGTTTCGGATGAAAGACCGTGTAGAATTCCTGTCTCATGGTGAAATCGTCGTCAATCTGCGAATACCCGACGTAGGCGCCCGTCTCGGCATCGAACAGTTCCAGGTAGTAGTCTGCATCGTTTCCTTCGGCCACTGTAACGAAATGAAAAAGCCACTCATCGTTGGCGAAAAGATGATTGCTTTGCAACAACATCTGGTAGCGGTATGAACCTGCCGGATCCCCTCCACTGATCATACCATGCACCTTGCGCGCCATTTCAAAGAAATCTACATCCTGATCGAGCTGCCGGTAGGGTGTGGGGTTTGAAAAGCGGCTGTTGATCCCCTGAACGGTGGTCTGCAATTTGTCCTCAAGATAGGTATAGTTGATCATGAAAAGGGTTCCCTTGAATACCCGGTGGGTGAAGGCAAGCTGATTGCCGGGGAGACCTGCCATGTTATAGTGGTTTGGTGAACGGGCAATACGCCGTTCGATGAGCAGGTCGGGATCCCACATCTTTTCATATATATCCAACACGCCGTGATACTGGGTGTCCAGATCCCGGGACATGAATTTAATGACCCTGTTGTCCATCTCTTCGACTCTGTCGGAACCTACTTCTCCCCGGTAGTCTTTAGCTGTCACCGCCAGCGTTGAGTCGTCGATGGGGACGATATTGTGGCCGCCCGACCAGTCTGACTTGAAGCTGTGTGACCGGTGACTTTCTCCCAGTTCATAAAAATATGTGATGCGCTGGGACCGCGTGTCCAGTGCAATGAGTTCTCCGTCCTTCCCTATGGTCATCTCGTCCATATCCAGGAACTCCCCGGGTCCCCGGCCCCGGCCACCAAACCGGGTGATAAAATTTCCCTCTGAATAGAAAACCCGGATGGACAGATCCTGGCCCGCCAGGTAGATGCGACCCACGGTGTCCGTGGTCACATGCAGTGGGTTGGCGATCATGTACTCCTCGGGGGCGTTCTCATCCTGGCCTATAACCATGACCTCTTGGAAGGATATCTCCAACTCCTGTGCGCCGGCTATCTGACCACCTACGAATAACCATGCCACAACAATCAGGCAGGCAAGACGAATTGAATATGCAAATAGGGCAGGGGACCACGGAGTAACTGTCGTAGGTAAAGGAGTGGATGTATTCATAATTCAAGGCCTTTTCCGTTGTTTACCCGTAACAAGAGCACGCAGTATGCGCTTGTATAGTTCTACTACTTATTTAACACTCTGTAAATTTGTAAGATTGGAGATCTTTGGCTTTTAGTTCAAATTGGGGGTTGACATCCAAGGCCGAACCGCTTAGATTTCTCGCATTTCCAAAAGACATCTGTTGATGATAGAGCAAGTGCGCATAGCCTTAAACGAACGACGCCGCCGCCCGAAAGGGCGAAATACTTGATCTCTATCCATCATTAAGTATTCGCCCGCTCACTCTCACGATTGAGCGGGCTTTTTTTTGTAACTCACAAAACGTTTAAGGCTATGAACCATTTCCTTTCCATCGGCGGCAACGACCCGTCCTACATTCAGCATCTGCTGCGGCAAAGCCGGTACCTTCACACCAATCCCTCCATCAAAACCCTGGAGGGCAAGAATATCCTCTTCTGCTTCGAGAAGCCCTCCTTGAGAACCAAGGTGGGAACCGAGGTGGCCATCAACGCCCTTGGCGGCGATGTGATCCACATCTCTCCGGAGGCCTTTCTGGGCGGCAAGGTGGTGCATCCCTCCGAGTTTGAATCCGACGTGCCCGAAGAGCGCGAGGCGCTCAAGGACACCGTGAAGAACGTATCGGAGTGGTGCGACGCCATCTTTGCCCGGGTCTACCGCCACCAGACACTCACCACGCTGGCCTCCTTTTCAGGTATCCCCATCATCAACGCCCTCTGCGACAAGCACCATCCCATGCAGGCGCTGGCCGATCTTTACACTTTGCAGGAGAAGTTCGGAGAGGGACACCAGCTCACCGTGTCATTCGTGGGCGATGCCAACAATGTGGCCTTTTCGCTCATCGAGATCCTCCTGATGTCCGGCCATGAGATCCGCTTTGCAGGTCCCCGCGAGTACTACTGGGACAAGCAGCAGCTGCACCATTTTATCCAGCTGGCCAAGCGGCACCGGGGTACCTTCACCCACTCCACCGATCCTTTGAAGGCCGTCAGCGGCGCCGACGCCGTCTACACCGACGCCTTCGTCTCCATGGGCGAGGAGAAGATCTACGACGAGAAGCTGGCCGCCTTCCGGAAATACCAGGTAAACGGCGAGCTCTTCGAAAAGGCGCCCTCCCATGCGGGCTTCATGCACTGTCTGCCTGCCCACCGCGGGGTGGAGGTAACCGACGAGGTGCTCGACCACGAAAACTCCTGGATCTACGACCAGGCGTGCAACCGGATGGTGGTCTCCAAGGGGGTCTTCAGCACCCTGCTGACCGACAGCCAGGCTGCCTCCCCGGTAGCGTCGCGCCGTCAGCTGGCCGCCGAGGCCTGAGCACCGGGTGCCTCTTTCCGCACGAAACCTTTTTTATCTCCAATTTTCAAGAATACGTAACCATGCAACAGCAACACTACCATAAAACCGCTTCCCACGAAGCCGAGAAAGGAACCTTCGACACCTGCCTGCTGCTCTACAGCGGCGGCCTGGACACCAGCGTCATGCTCAAGTGGATACAGCAGGAGTACGAATGCGAGGTCATCGCCCTGGCCATCGACCTCGGCCAGCGCGCCGACAACCTGGAGTGGATCCGCGAGAAGGCGCTCTCCCTCGGGGCCAAAGAGGCCGTCGTCTATGACGCGAAGGAGGAGTTTGCCGAGCTCTGCCTGGAGTCGGTCCGCGCCAACGCCGACTACCAGGGCGGCTACGCCCTGGGCTGCCCGCTGGGACGGGTCATGATCTCCCGGGTCGCCGTACGCCTTGCCGCCGAATACGGCTGCCAGGTTATCGCCCACGGCTGCACCGGCAAGGGCAACGACCAGGTGCGCTTCGAGAGCTATATCACCACCTTGGATCCCTCCCTGAAAACCATCGCCCCGGTTCGGGAGTGGTCCATGGGACGAGACGAGGAGATCGAATATGCCCTGGCCAACGACATCCCGGTCGAGCAGACCAAAGAATCTCCCTACTCCTACGACGAAAACATGTGGGCCAACACGGGGGAGGGGGGCGAGATCGAGGATCCGGGCAAGATTCCCCCGCTCGGTAACATCCTCAAGTGGTGCAACACCCCGAAGGAGGCACCCGACAAGGAGGAGATTGTCTCTGTCGGCTTCGAAGAGGGACGTCCCGTAAAGCTCAATGGAGCTCCTGTGAAGCCGGCTGGGCTGATCACCGCTCTCAATGACCTGGGCGCGCGGCACGGGGTGGGTTATTTCCACCTGATCGAGGACCGCGTGGTGGGACTGAAGGTGCGGGGCATCTACGAGAATCCGGCCGCGCACATCCTCATCCAGGCGCATAAAAACCTGGAGCAGCTGGTCTCCACCCGCGAGGAAAATGAGCTCAAGACGCTCATGGACACCAATTGGGCCTACCTCTGCTACGGGGCCAAGTACTTTGAGCCGGTCATGGATAACATCCGCGCCTTCATCGACAACCAGAACCGAAAGGTGACCGGCACGGTGAAGCTGCGCCTCTACAAAGGCAACTGCGAGGTGGTGGCCCTGGAGTCGCCCTATTCGCTCTTCGACGAGAACCTGGCTACCTTCAACAAGTCGGCGGCCTTCAACCAGAATGCCTCCGCAGGCTTCATCGAGCTTTGGAACCTGCCACAGAAAACCGCCTACAACCTCAAAAAGGGAGTCAAACAGCATGTCTAAACTCTGGGAAAGCGAACACGGAAAGACGCAGAACGACAAGACAGGGAACCGAGCGGGACTTCGCCGCAAGGTGGAGGCCTTCACCGTGGGGGAGGACTATCTGCTGGACCGCAGGCTGCTTCCCTACGATCTCCGGGCCTCCAAAGTGCACGCGGAGGCGCTGGTGCACGCCGGCGTACTCGATGAGGAGGAGTGCGTCCGCCTGCAGGAGGCGCTCGACGAAATTCACGGCCTGTGGAAGGCGGGGGATTTCGAGATTCTTCCAGAGCAGGAGGATTGCCACACCGCCATCGAAGAGTTCCTGACCGACAAGCTGGGGGAGCTGGGACGAAAGATTCACGCCGGGCGCTCCCGCAACGACCAGGTGCTGGTGGCCATGCGCCTGCTGGAGAAGGACGGGCTCAAGCAGGTGGTCGGTGGCGTAAAGCTGCTGGCCGAGACGCTATTGGACCAGGCCAGGCGATACGACGGAGTGCCTATGCCGGGCTACACTCACACCCGCAAGGCCATGCTCTCGTCCGTTCCGCTTTGGCTTGCCTCCCTGGCCGAGATGCTGATCATGGACCTGGAGGCGGTGCGCGGAGCATGGCGGCAGGCCGACCGCTGCCCCCTGGGTACGGCCGCCGGCTACGGCACGGCCTTCGACCTGCCCAGGGAGGAGACGGCCCGCAAGCTGGGCTTCTCGCGTCCCCTGGTGGCCTCCCTCGCCGCCCAGAACACCCGGGGGAGGGTGGACCTGCAGGTGGTGCAGGCGCTGGAGGCGGTGGGCTCCACGCTGGCCCTTTTCGCGGACGACCTGCTTGATTTTACGGCCTCTGAACGGGGATTCTTTGAGCTGGACGACGTCTTCTGCACCGGCTCCTCCATCATGCCGCAAAAGCGTAACATCGACACTGCCGAGTTGATGCGCGCCCGTCATGCTGAGCTCGCGGGATCGGCGCAGGCCATCCGCATGAATATCAACGGCCTGGGATCCGGCTACCACCGCGACCTTCAGCTGGCCAAGGGTCATGTCA encodes the following:
- a CDS encoding S1 RNA-binding domain-containing protein, which encodes MREPPTRAPLRPSEEYGAFVEIVPGKDGLLHVSEINHTHVDNVSDVLSVGDELEVKLLKVEHGGKLRLSRKALIPKDGE
- a CDS encoding pitrilysin family protein, with the translated sequence MTPKRSAEELDFVGKTTLENGLKVVTEQVPSIKSVSVGIWVKTGSRNESDRRAGITHFLEHMLFKGTESRSSYDIAMSMESVGGYLNAFTSSEYTCYYSRCLNSQMERALDVLSDMVLHPSFPEEEIAKEKKVVIEEMKMYRDSPDDYLFEEFSNAMFKGHPLGRPIIGFEETVSAFSRQDLYDYMAERYRPDNLIVAVSGNMEHERVVELVEGYFGDLEREATETENQPLTGYEQDRLQLTKDIEQTHLIMGRRGLNYDHEDKYKLLMANTILGGGMSSRLHQNVREKYGYCYSITTFNQSYSDSGLFGVYVGTDRDYVDHVRELIVRELDRLRSEKVGEQELAEAKAQLKGKLMLSLESMSNRMSRLAKSELYFERFVTLDELVENIDGVDAEGLRNFAEDFFDAGRYSEAQLLPDGN
- a CDS encoding 6-bladed beta-propeller, whose amino-acid sequence is MVIGQDENAPEEYMIANPLHVTTDTVGRIYLAGQDLSIRVFYSEGNFITRFGGRGRGPGEFLDMDEMTIGKDGELIALDTRSQRITYFYELGESHRSHSFKSDWSGGHNIVPIDDSTLAVTAKDYRGEVGSDRVEEMDNRVIKFMSRDLDTQYHGVLDIYEKMWDPDLLIERRIARSPNHYNMAGLPGNQLAFTHRVFKGTLFMINYTYLEDKLQTTVQGINSRFSNPTPYRQLDQDVDFFEMARKVHGMISGGDPAGSYRYQMLLQSNHLFANDEWLFHFVTVAEGNDADYYLELFDAETGAYVGYSQIDDDFTMRQEFYTVFHPKHIDDRNQLYFFDRSGDVPVLRVTRIHIE
- the argF gene encoding ornithine carbamoyltransferase, producing the protein MNHFLSIGGNDPSYIQHLLRQSRYLHTNPSIKTLEGKNILFCFEKPSLRTKVGTEVAINALGGDVIHISPEAFLGGKVVHPSEFESDVPEEREALKDTVKNVSEWCDAIFARVYRHQTLTTLASFSGIPIINALCDKHHPMQALADLYTLQEKFGEGHQLTVSFVGDANNVAFSLIEILLMSGHEIRFAGPREYYWDKQQLHHFIQLAKRHRGTFTHSTDPLKAVSGADAVYTDAFVSMGEEKIYDEKLAAFRKYQVNGELFEKAPSHAGFMHCLPAHRGVEVTDEVLDHENSWIYDQACNRMVVSKGVFSTLLTDSQAASPVASRRQLAAEA
- a CDS encoding argininosuccinate synthase; translated protein: MQQQHYHKTASHEAEKGTFDTCLLLYSGGLDTSVMLKWIQQEYECEVIALAIDLGQRADNLEWIREKALSLGAKEAVVYDAKEEFAELCLESVRANADYQGGYALGCPLGRVMISRVAVRLAAEYGCQVIAHGCTGKGNDQVRFESYITTLDPSLKTIAPVREWSMGRDEEIEYALANDIPVEQTKESPYSYDENMWANTGEGGEIEDPGKIPPLGNILKWCNTPKEAPDKEEIVSVGFEEGRPVKLNGAPVKPAGLITALNDLGARHGVGYFHLIEDRVVGLKVRGIYENPAAHILIQAHKNLEQLVSTREENELKTLMDTNWAYLCYGAKYFEPVMDNIRAFIDNQNRKVTGTVKLRLYKGNCEVVALESPYSLFDENLATFNKSAAFNQNASAGFIELWNLPQKTAYNLKKGVKQHV
- the argH gene encoding argininosuccinate lyase — its product is MSKLWESEHGKTQNDKTGNRAGLRRKVEAFTVGEDYLLDRRLLPYDLRASKVHAEALVHAGVLDEEECVRLQEALDEIHGLWKAGDFEILPEQEDCHTAIEEFLTDKLGELGRKIHAGRSRNDQVLVAMRLLEKDGLKQVVGGVKLLAETLLDQARRYDGVPMPGYTHTRKAMLSSVPLWLASLAEMLIMDLEAVRGAWRQADRCPLGTAAGYGTAFDLPREETARKLGFSRPLVASLAAQNTRGRVDLQVVQALEAVGSTLALFADDLLDFTASERGFFELDDVFCTGSSIMPQKRNIDTAELMRARHAELAGSAQAIRMNINGLGSGYHRDLQLAKGHVIRSLDTILEMLEMATLLAESLRPVEENLRAACTPELFAADRANELVREGLSFRDAYHRVKEELDNLEADDPEANLRSKTHLGAPGNPGVEELREEVRAFRLELDRD